One Alligator mississippiensis isolate rAllMis1 chromosome 12, rAllMis1, whole genome shotgun sequence DNA window includes the following coding sequences:
- the NAIF1 gene encoding nuclear apoptosis-inducing factor 1, whose product MASPPAPPAKKRKMNFSEREVEIIVEELERGKHLLINHFNAGVPLAAKAAAWHDILRRVNAVATCRRELPEVKKKWSDLKTEVRRKVAQVRAAMEGGGEGQNGAGGGQDGEDPAGAVAAPVILTPMQQRICNLLGEATIISLPAGDCTAGDTAEIPIPASATTVTLTQIPTETTYHSLDDGVVEYCTTEAPTTVTAEAPLEMMAHQPEVSAKPQELKSRIALNSAKLLQEQRVTNLHVKEIAQHLEQQNDLLQMIRRSQEVQACAQERQAQAMEGTQAALSALIQVLRPMIKDFRRFLQSNTPNPSVTSDPSQVAQNGQQDSIIQ is encoded by the exons atggCCTCGCCGCCGGCGCCCCCGGCCAAGAAGCGCAAGATGAACTTCTCGGAGCGCGAGGTGGAGATCATCGTGGAGGAGCTGGAGCGGGGCAAGCACCTGCTCATCAACCACTTCAACGCGGGCGTCCCGCTGGCCGCCAAGGCGGCCGCCTGGCACGACATCCTGCGGCGCGTCAACGCCGTGGCCACCTGCCGCCGCGAGCTGCCCGAGGTCAAGAAGAAGTGGTCGGACCTCAAGACCGAGGTGCGGCGCAAGGTGGCCCAGGTGCGCGCCGCCATGGAAGGGGGCGGCGAGGGCCAGAACGGAGCCGGCGGCGGGCAGGACGGCGAGGACCCGGCGGGCGCCGTCGCCGCCCCCGTCATCCTCACGCCCATGCAGCAGCGCATCTGCAACCTGCTGGGCGAAGCCACCATCATCAGCCTGCCGGCCGGGGACTGCACGGCCGGGGACACCGCCGAGATCCCCATCCCGGCCTCCGCCACCACCGTCACCCTGACGCAGA TCCCCACAGAGACAACTTATCACAGTCTGGATGATGGGGTCGTGGAGTACTGCACCACAGAGGCTCCCACCACAGTTACTGCTGAAGCTCCCTTGGAGATGATGGCACATCAACCTGAGGTGTCTGCCAAGCCCCAGGAGCTGAAAAGCAGAATTGCCTTAAATTCAGCCAAGCTCTTGCAGGAGCAGCGGGTGACCAATCTGCACGTGAAAGAGATTGCccagcacctggagcagcagaatGACCTTCTGCAGATGATCCGCCGCTCCCAGGAGGTGCAGGCCTGTGCACAGGAGCGGCAGGCGCAGGCCATGGAGGGGACACAGGCTGCTCTGAGCGCTCTCATCCAGGTCCTGCGCCCCATGATCAAGGACTTCCGTCGATTCCTGCAGAGCAATACGCCCAATCCCTCAGTGACTTCTGACCCGAGCCAGGTGGCCCAAAATGGGCAACAAGATAGTATCATCCAATGA